In Deltaproteobacteria bacterium IMCC39524, the genomic stretch CCAGATAGATAATGTTCCCTTGAGGATTCAACCCTTGGAGAGACGAAATTGGTCTTCCTATATATCGGAGCTCACTGTCGTAATCATCCTCTATAATAAACTTTTCACCCATATCGGCCCAGGAGATGAGCTTTAATCTATCAGCGACAGGCATGACGTAACCGAGCGGCATCTGGTGTGAAGGCGTTATATAAACAACCGTGCTCTCGCTTGATTTCAGTATATTTGGATTGAGGGTGGAAGAACCTATATCTATTGGATTGATTCTGAAACCGAGATTTCTGAATACATCTTGCGGTAGATGGTAGCCGGGATTTTCAGTAGCGATGGAACTGTGGTCATCCCGAATTAACTGGGCAACTATCTCCAGGTTCTGTTGCAATCCTGAACTAATAACTATTTGATCCGGGCTACAGTGAACACCGCGAGAACGCTCCAGATAAAATTGAATGTTGCAACGTAACCCCCATTCGCCTTGAGGTTCGCTGTACTCAGAAAAACTACCTGCTTCCGTGCGAACGGCGTCAATGAGACATCTTCTCCAGTGAGTTGTAGGAAAAACTTCAGGGTCGAGGCGAGCCGGATGGAAATCAAATCGATAACGCTCTGCCAACTTTGGGTGAAGATCCTGCTTCGGATAAGACACAGTTGTCGCAGTCGCTAGCTCCAGTTCAATGTCTGAGACAAAGTAACCACTCCGCGACTTGCTGTAGATGTACCCCTCCGCACACAGTTCTTGGAAAGCCCCTTCAATTGTATTGCGGCTTGCTGACAACTCTTCCGCTAAGTCCCGAATTGAAGGAAGCTTAGTATGCGCTGGCAACTTTCCTGACAATATTTTTTCTTGAATTTGAAGGAAAAGTTGCTGGTAGAGCGGAGTGGAATCTGTATTGTTTAAATTAAACATGATCTGATTACGGGCAATCTGTCCTCATAGTTTTTTTGTGAATTGTACCTTTTGATGGGGACAGCAATCAAGTACCCTTACACCATCTTTAATAACAAACTATTTAGTAAAGGAGAACCCATTATGATTTCTGAAAAACTACTCGAAATTCTCAAAAAGGACGGAATTGTTTCGATTGCAACGCAGGGTAAAGATGGCCTTCACATGGTCAATACCTGGAACAGTTATGTCCAAATATCACCGGAAGGGCGTTTTCTGATCCCAGCCGGATATATGCATAAGACAGAAGAAAACATCAAGCATAACCATGAAGTTGCCATCACTACAGCAAGTAGTAAGGTTAAGGGACTGCACGGAGCGGGCGCAGGTTTTTTGATTAAGGGGAAGGCCGAATTTGTAACTTCCGGGCCAGATTATAACATCTTGAAGGAGAAGTTTAGCTGGCTAAGGGCAACGCTCGCTGTCACAATTGATTCCGCCACCCAAACCTGGTAACCCTTACTCAAAAAGAGAATTTTCACTGAAGGAGTATAAAAATGGATGTTACTGAAAAGGTTCTCGAAGTTATGCGTTCTGAAGGACAGCCTCTCAATGCAGGCAAGATCACAGAACTTAGCGGACTTGACCGCAAAGCAGTCGACAAAGCAATGGCACAACTAAAAAAAGAAGATAAAATCGTCTCGCCTAAACGTTGCTACTGGACTCCAGCTTAAACCACATTTTCCTTCATATGAGAAAAGGCCCACCGTTAACTAGTGGCCTTTTCGTTTGAATTAAAGTGTCTCTAAAAGGAGCAAGAGGGCGTTGGTTTGAATCTAGCCTATCGGTTACTATTTATACTCTCACCTTGTTTTGACTAGCAGTGATACACAGAAATGCATAATTGCTGCTTAAGCTTCATTCCAGTAATGGCCACACCAAAATAATGCACTTGCCCTAATGCTATATGGCTAATATTCAGCCAAGTTCTAGTTAAATAGCTAGAACTTATAATAAGAACAAATCCTCTTTACCCTGTAAGAGGTTAATTAATAGAGGCAAAGCCCTGTTGGCCTGCTTGTTGCTAATCTATTAAAGAAGAAACTCCGATAAAGGCAAAGTCAGGGTAACCTGATGACGCAAAGCCACGGGTCCTAATTGAGGATAGCCGAGTTACCAGGAGGCCAATAATGAGAAAACAGTAAAAGCCATCCGCATTTATTAAAGTGGGTGGCTTTCTGTTTTGGTCGGCATGCTAATTCTAAAGGGGGAATCATGCGTAAGTACAGTTTCTAAATACTATTGACGTTTGTTTCTTTTTTCTGTTGTGCTTTTAGTGAGGAAAACTACAACCATAAATTTAAGACAGAATATCAAACATCTGCAGGAATCGTAATTTTTGACCATGAAGTCCATTCCATGGATCGCCTGAATGATTGCCATGCATGCCATAGCGCATTGAAAGCTTTTGGTGGTTCTATGACTAAACTGTTGGCGCATAGTTATTGTCAAAATTGTCATGAATCCTCAAAAGGGCCAACCGAATGCAACGGTTGCCACCATCAAAAAAAGATAGCAAGTAAATAGCTTGGTGTTTAAATCGGACGAAATATGCTAACTTTTACTCCAAAGGATTCGGGAGCTGGGGGAGCGGCTCGAATCCAGTTACCCTCCTTACTATTAATCCTCTCGTATTGATTTGGGTTGCTCAGATTGGCAGAAATGAGAAATTCTTACTGCCCCTGCAATCCAATAAAAAGGCCACCCATTCCCAGGTGGCCATTATTCATTATATAAGTCGTGACATATAAGAACAAAATCAGGTATCGACGACCTTGCTAGACAGCCCCCCTTGACGCCAGAACTACCAAGGTAGATAATTACAGTTGTAAGGTCTCGATAAAACCAAACTTGCTGAAAAGCAGGGACGGAAAGCGGCGGATCTCACTTCTTAAACACTTCCAGATGGCCGAGCTACCGAAGGACAAATTCTAACGGTGCGCTCGGTTTTATTTTTGATGCGGGCGCAAAGGAAAGGACTCTGCCATGAAAAATCTTGCCAAGGTATTGCTCTTCAGTATTCTCATCTCTTTGTTTGCCTTAACAACCCCTACAGCAGTTATTGCAGGAGGCTATGGGACAGCTAATGTTTATCTAGAGGATAAAGGCTCAATTGATATTATGGGAAACGACGGCATTGAGTTTGCCTACTCACCGATGACGGTCAGTAGCGGTCTTGCATCTGCTTCTTCCAAGAATACTAATAGCGAAGTTATTGAGTTTGATTACTCACCTAGAAAGAGCAGCAGCATTGGTTCTGTACTCTCGATGAAGAAAGACAGTGAAGACATCGAGTTCGACTACTCACCGAGGCCGGTGAAATGCGGGACCTCATATTGCTAAACAGGGAACATAGGGGCTAGAGGCAGACGTCTTATAAGAAGGCCACCAAGGATCGTCCCCTGGTGGACATAGTTTTGTGTATTAAACAGCTTCCTGAATGTCTCTATCAATAAGAAGCCGTTTTTCATCTCAGAAGTCGTGACTTTTAACAACTAGGTTGCATTCTATACTTTTTTGGTTATATTTTGGGGGTGTTTTTGTTTTCGTAGAGCTCTCTGGCCACTAAGTGAAATTGGTGGCTCCTGAAAATTTTAGTAGAGAGGTAAGTTTTATGCATTTCATTGTTATGTGTGGGGTTTTCGCTTCGTTTTTAATCTCTACACAAACTATTGCCGCGCCCTTGCCAAACTCTGGAAGTCTGTATCGCCAAATCAAAGACGATTCTTTGCGCGACATTGGCAAAGGTAAAAAGCAACCTGAAACAGAGATCTCAGTTCCAGACCAAATAACCTATGATGATACGCATCAACTGCACGTCAATGGTTTTAAGATTGTTGGCAACACGCGTCTGAGTAAAAATGAACTTCATCATGTAATGCAACCCTTTACAAATCGCCTGCTTAACACATCGGCGCTACATGAAGCGGCCAACACCTTGATGAGATATTATCGAAATCAAGGCTATTTTGCCGCTAAAGTCTACATCCCACCGCACAGTATTCACGAAGGAATCGTCATTTTACATGTCTACGAAGGCTATCTGGAAGATGATGGTATAGAACTGGAGAATAGTGGTGATCGCGTCAAAGACGATATCATCACAAAACTTTTAACGAGCACCCTAAAGCCGGGAATTATCATAAAAGAGGATTATGAACGTGCCATTCTTTTAGCTAACGACCTCCCTGGCATTACTGCAAGGGGGGTCCTGTACCCAGGGCGTGAGGTTGGTGCTGCAGGATTTTTATTGCAAACTCATGATGAAGATGTCTTTCAGGGCAACTTAGACTATGACAACTTCGGTGATTATTACACTGGCGAGAACCGTTTTGGGACAACACTGTATTTCAACAGCCCAACTAAAAACGGTGAGGAGTTGGTTTTCAGGTTTGTGACTACTGGCGAATACTCTAATTTTGGTTATGTTGATCTAGCTGTTCCCGTTTCAGATAATGATATGCGTATCGGCGCATCTTTTGACTATTATAAGTATAAACTTGATCATGAATTTCGCGATGTAGGCGCTGAGGGTGATGCTTTTAGTGCTCGGGTTTATGTAAAATATCCCTTTGTGCGTACGCGACATAACAACGTTCATGGTGAAGCGAGTTATATCTATACCAGGATGACCGATGAGTCAGATGCAGGAGAGTTAGCAGATCGCGTAGTGCATACAGGAGTATTCGGTCTTCACGGAGATCATGATGATGATTTTGTCTCAAATGGAGTCACCTATTTTGATTCTTCTCTAACGGTTGGCTATCTCGACTTAGATGGCA encodes the following:
- a CDS encoding PLP-dependent aminotransferase family protein codes for the protein MFNLNNTDSTPLYQQLFLQIQEKILSGKLPAHTKLPSIRDLAEELSASRNTIEGAFQELCAEGYIYSKSRSGYFVSDIELELATATTVSYPKQDLHPKLAERYRFDFHPARLDPEVFPTTHWRRCLIDAVRTEAGSFSEYSEPQGEWGLRCNIQFYLERSRGVHCSPDQIVISSGLQQNLEIVAQLIRDDHSSIATENPGYHLPQDVFRNLGFRINPIDIGSSTLNPNILKSSESTVVYITPSHQMPLGYVMPVADRLKLISWADMGEKFIIEDDYDSELRYIGRPISSLQGLNPQGNIIYLGSFSKVFSPALRLCYMVLPARLADTYKKKFKNYLSPVPLLTQRAMISFMEQGHWEQHLRRVRIFYKKKHDLTLRAIEQSFGDKVTVIGQGAGLHIVLELADRIKDETEFISQAKQRECRLLSFSDFYVDGKKEHNKLLIGFGGIPIEEIPSGIDLLSSLLE
- a CDS encoding pyridoxamine 5'-phosphate oxidase family protein, giving the protein MISEKLLEILKKDGIVSIATQGKDGLHMVNTWNSYVQISPEGRFLIPAGYMHKTEENIKHNHEVAITTASSKVKGLHGAGAGFLIKGKAEFVTSGPDYNILKEKFSWLRATLAVTIDSATQTW
- a CDS encoding MarR family transcriptional regulator — its product is MDVTEKVLEVMRSEGQPLNAGKITELSGLDRKAVDKAMAQLKKEDKIVSPKRCYWTPA
- a CDS encoding ShlB/FhaC/HecB family hemolysin secretion/activation protein gives rise to the protein MHFIVMCGVFASFLISTQTIAAPLPNSGSLYRQIKDDSLRDIGKGKKQPETEISVPDQITYDDTHQLHVNGFKIVGNTRLSKNELHHVMQPFTNRLLNTSALHEAANTLMRYYRNQGYFAAKVYIPPHSIHEGIVILHVYEGYLEDDGIELENSGDRVKDDIITKLLTSTLKPGIIIKEDYERAILLANDLPGITARGVLYPGREVGAAGFLLQTHDEDVFQGNLDYDNFGDYYTGENRFGTTLYFNSPTKNGEELVFRFVTTGEYSNFGYVDLAVPVSDNDMRIGASFDYYKYKLDHEFRDVGAEGDAFSARVYVKYPFVRTRHNNVHGEASYIYTRMTDESDAGELADRVVHTGVFGLHGDHDDDFVSNGVTYFDSSLTVGYLDLDGNDGYENFDDMTAETAGSFAKLNVSLSRLQHLYGNLSSNISVSGQIANKNLDTSQKFYLGGPYSVGGYPTGQAGGDDGALLNADLRYDFYDLPWKGNLQLSAFYAYGWTKLHKDPWDGWEGNNDFIKNDIVLQSVGLTLTQTWSDTMVIRAMLGRQIGNNDTKWPDTGEARDRSDSDYRFWINTIFYF